TTATAATCCCATAAAAGAAGAACAGCAATTTGTTCAAGATTATGAATTAGGAGCTGATTTTTCTTTCGTTGATTATTTTGATGACGATGATATTGGAGGTTCCTAAAATTAGACATTTTTCCTTGTCCTTTTTGCATATAGTATGCAAAAGGACAAGATTATGAAAAAATATATTTTATATAAATGCGCTGATAATGAATTCTATGAAAAGTTCTCATATTTAAATCAAGACGAACCTGAACTTTACCAGCAATCTTGGTTAAAAGTTTTAAAATTTGATGAAATATTATCATGTTTAACACAATCCGATAGAAAAAGAAAAGATTTATTTATACATTTAGATCATATAGATTACTGCAATAGCATCACATATAATCACGCGACTATCTATGTAGAGAACAACAAACTTGTCCTCGAAGAAGATAATAGTGACAATTTGTTAAGACTTATTCTTTTAAGACTTGGAAGAATAATTTTTTTAGATTACAGAAATAACTATATAAAGACAATAAACCATAGATTAAACATATAAATAATGTGATGAAAAATTCCGCCATTTGTTTTATAATGTGTGCGGAAAGGAGACACACTATGGATCAATATCAAATTATAGAAAATCTTATCGATCTTTACTCACCCGATGATGAAGTTCGTCTTGAAGCATTACTTGCAAAAAAAGAATGGATTCTCGACCGATTTTATGTTCCCTATTCCATTTTACCAACATCAGAAGATGGCTATTCTGATCTTTATGCTTTAAAGAATCAAGCTTTAGCTTTTCATAAAATTAATCTTCCAAACATTACCAATAAAAGTACGGCTAATATGATTGAAAGATTTAATTCAAGATTCAAACTCTTGAAATTATATGAAAATCTTCCTGAAAGACCACATAAACATATTTTTTATGCAAAAGTTAATTTTCGTCGCTTAGATAAAGATGAA
This window of the Firmicutes bacterium CAG:345 genome carries:
- a CDS encoding unknown (no significant homology to UniProt), with amino-acid sequence MKKYILYKCADNEFYEKFSYLNQDEPELYQQSWLKVLKFDEILSCLTQSDRKRKDLFIHLDHIDYCNSITYNHATIYVENNKLVLEEDNSDNLLRLILLRLGRIIFLDYRNNYIKTINHRLNI
- a CDS encoding unknown (no significant homology to UniProt), with translation MDQYQIIENLIDLYSPDDEVRLEALLAKKEWILDRFYVPYSILPTSEDGYSDLYALKNQALAFHKINLPNITNKSTANMIERFNSRFKLLKLYENLPERPHKHIFYAKVNFRRLDKDEYKVLVPYFFYCLDPEIVKDSNIPNDIRKVIAYAISGEENEAVQIIDNKNLDKNIFKIDCFEKIYVYDDLTQSEIASIKDLAKYLQLPVVMVHVGRKKVK